Proteins encoded in a region of the Neodiprion virginianus isolate iyNeoVirg1 chromosome 2, iyNeoVirg1.1, whole genome shotgun sequence genome:
- the LOC124297898 gene encoding PHD finger protein rhinoceros isoform X1, with translation MAQRGKRINRSDNDPASCPGAIKRRKCRLGPAVPSSLAAAAALGPSEEEETMASSSQGGASWTPRPLSDIKSTIYNRSATEAPAELFRKDLISAMKLPDSEPLSPNEYWVITDQWKQEWERGVQVPVNPDSLPEPAVTVTQTSPSNKLHGEFKLPKKFIRISRDDWFNSEDHHLSTTPARAEKACAYDLDDTDIAWLGVLNGERAQAGQSSITEPQLERVIEELEVCCWERIQTIVKNEEGLGIEFDENVICDVCRSNVWLQPDSEEGNEMVFCDCCNICVHQACYGITSIPEGSWLCRTCSLSQRPDCVLCPNKGGAMKCTRSGQKWAHVSCALWIPEVSIGCVERMEPITKISSIPQSRWALICVLCRERVGACIQCSIKTCKTAYHVTCAFKHGLEMKAIIEDEMADDGVKLRSYCQKHSRTNTKDKVGVGGAVGGSSGKGASDSEDGEARKRKRKDMTSEEKNQARAAKLQEIEAEFDKHVSLKDITSQQLDVDPDGIVYIYNYWKLKRRAGHNKPLLAPRCGELSGAGARAQGQAADLEKMRTFVQLRQDLERVRNLCYMVGRREKLCRTFLKLREQTFHKQALIMSGSLLPPTAAAAVLEANHGPSIYDRLYSDPYSNDHTHDFDVIVARIAGIKSPTPVSSDEKKIQTDFNGASKENSKIDNPYKRLYLNGSVRRKSLYDSDLSSISHSETDTAKPTVKSPNKNLNKTPKLELNTDTSTEEESAPSKPQTNRRKNKKTNVPGRSRTALHDSSESDKTDTHVGKLRTLQQMERELEGGGSASDSDDLLPLGSTSASRLGPSHAAAIYSDTDSDSQEHAHGAVLRTKAAVKEFSAADISKNSQKNFATKDTSRQDHSADEIPKSKDNNAKVLKKKEYVPTALIVPQRQAAKKASEIMQRSQSKKDPSIEPDMTKSPTDEVKVAKSVKQKSGKPRDGKVNKDSKNNDIYDFDKEFGDGSEILAYVPQRQAAKKAAEHIKSGMGTKVGQPEVAEIPEVKTKKDSPEQPRKKELKKEETPKKEEASKKTRKLQQESLVPSILSSNSDGSSSSSCSSSSDSSSDSDECKTTAQNVPTTPAIELANSPSTSSDTDNSNEVKAKTLNKRHYNKTADNATDSDTTQKKSVGRKVKKLPDKKLKTSDGRHGPEFQPPPFEREESSRFSASKEHQPQHPPAPQQQQQQQPHDRKSDQRESTKKVITPQHQHSNQSSPLSGSRDNDGARNLLGPKSAKKTNQISKQPHQQQSTSTRKDEASAITKTKVDARKRKSSEVPQKEEKNSKSLASLKKIEKKVTDTRQIETEKCDSKNDTNISELDTSKNLLEETALKTDDKKYKKTAAKSSVNTLEEEIKQRKAERDSPKKSSRGLDKLLEKREHLDKLSKAKNSDVKIEKEIRKDSESIHKDEYHPKIVTTESVKNEHYKHHPGSNNDVGTTLPDVDRRSSDFSEIISDQYPECKKKSEDKIDTRTEISIQDTEMSTANVDTKETRDNTVSKCTSEKLEASEKDCHKRRKSTNRSIFSPQHAGKDPSVSEFFDFEHDILTVDDMVNDDGFGIPRDPEERAPPLTFSFNNELWFKEDSKEDSARETLHLVEKLRMELSKKSNTGQPELESVAIEEEVKKEEILLEKPTEQISSNKELKLKEPEPEPMSDVKHNDSINQISDDLDCKNQSIEEKDKSCYTHNNEPYAPYNNEGRETGKVTVAEREKLDRAEADERWVPPSMENFNPNEVHLNTLIESQNHRYSGHEYPNDAVMSESNNEVLVHPQINMNIQEQYQLFQQTHQLMHPAQHVDPHPEARVPPIQIIDQQVGQLPSQIVDEITPMEIVNRHLIEPPNSEEDQVNDIEAQVLEKDEMSSDMRQDYNQGGSPYNDISNSRQDTRWAESQVLPSRRSTSSSITSASSNEDPSTIPSYKNMAPIPFPPRSMETGAYHSYSEPSTYAGPVSLFPPQSCAASLPYPSPGTGMFPPPFGAPFPTSGSLLPHVSKPLEDSLNMQASPLTAAFTSSSHNMALTAAMVSPTKIPTPPPPPPIISEQEQTQEVHQQQQLQQQQLQELQQQPSPPVVPMPFLNNMSETPVSDSVVDTLQEMLIENKSTQPGKKSPAKPTRSSARVTSLQGKSPGKSPRQEASKTVPASKARSRASKSSQQAGYRNRGRGRGRGRGRGSHGTTAMSNVNIVNAMHNNEDTIRSKLVGTVYDFDSDEDSTNETNIADLRTMRERKKSTDVNDKRESLGILNEGLQTSHLSSPTLHKKYNDERRLSSPTAHDSAGIGDSEATTGQPFTDTVLPLLPGPVDMRTYNSTIDAQTSSIHTQAYANHLLGPFTSGSADQSLPDIDEDLEKELHSALIASKQSDPCRDGHISNPTAEAPSSNINESNKVLLTDSRNQLKVKIKGPFLDANYVPATSAPPLAQQAPVIITPAATNASVASGTSNLRRMRKKELLRQYCTQDMNMEDSTCGNITSAPITIPPVSRNVITIPKAVASMTSFPTREDYKAVVDANMEKKRRKERGGSFLDLPDEEGASDRRRGVGASNIDRRRGRQTRPSATTVTNSGLAPKLKIKIGNSIIGQELGNVQQDDRSRIRPPKKRLSSISSLPTMEELKRESMKFRRMIMAGFDNDEKPKVKSKKDKNGKRKKKQSNKKEGHVEIVGDGPAPPKLIIRLGKGTNSATNVHETTSNEVPSINPVGIVDGDKASRVNHPDNQDSRVGPPPPEPSKEEVGYPLDSRVDEKLPTDPNASITSLRNVRSAKVTPIRLKLTRCQEGYELKAPVVSSACDDSGKVTSNLISRGEDVAVVDKESEESSTKQSSKEDDIPMLPQHTAHNSPGCPPAPLPQGCQVR, from the exons TGACACCGATATTGCATGGCTTGGAGTGCTCAATGGGGAAAGGGCGcag GCTGGTCAATCGTCTATAACTGAACCGCAACTGGAGCGTGTCATCGAAGAGCTTGAAGTTTGTTGTTGGGAGCGAATTCAAAcgattgtaaaaaatgaagaaggtCTTGGCatcgaatttgacgaaaatGTCATCTGCGATGTTTGTAGATCT AACGTTTGGTTACAGCCTGATTCCGAAGAAGGTAACGAGATGGTGTTCTGCGATTGCTGCAACATTTGCGTACACCAGGCCTGTTATGGGATCACTTCAATACCTGAGGGCTCCTGGTTGTGTAGGACATGTTCTCTGAGCCAACGTCCGGATTGTGTTTTGTGTCCAAACAAAGGTGGTGCAATGAAGTGTACACGAAGTGGACAAAAATGGGCACACGTTTCTTGTGCTTTGTGGATACCTGAAGTCAGCATTGGTTGTGTTGAAAGAATGGAGCCAATCACCAAAATATCTAGTATTCCG caAAGCAGATGGGCACTCATATGCGTGTTGTGTCGCGAACGCGTTGGTGCTTGCATTCAATGCAGcataaaaacttgtaaaaCAGCGTATCACGTTACCTGTGCTTTCAAACACGGACTTGAGATGAAGGCAATAATCGAAGACGAAATGGCAGATGATGGTGTTAAATTAAGA TCATACTGTCAGAAGCATAGTAGAACCAACACTAAAGACAAAGTTGGCGTCGGAGGAGCTGTAGGTGGTAGTAGTGGGAAAGGTGCTTCCGATTCTGAAGACGGTGAGGCGAGGAAACGAAAGCGCAAGGATATGACGTCGGAAGAAAAGAATCAAGCACGTGCAGCTAA GCTGCAAGAAATTGAAGCAGAGTTCGATAAGCATGTCAGTCTCAAAGACATTACTTCTCAACAACTAGACGTTGACCCAGATGgcattgtttatatttataattactgGAAGTTGAAGAGAAGA GCTGGACATAACAAGCCATTATTGGCACCACGATGCGGTGAACTATCAGGTGCTGGTGCTCGAGCTCAAGGACAAGCTGCGGATTTGGAAAAAATGCGTACGTTTGTACAGCTACGTCAAGACCTTGAACGCGTAAGGAATCTTTGTTACATGGTGGGAAGACGTGAGAAACTATGTCGTACATTCTTGAAACTACGCGAGCAAACTTTTCATAAGCAAGCTCTGATTATGTCTGGGTCATTGTTACCTCCGACTGCAGCAGCTGCGGTACTAGAAGCTAATCATGGGCCTTCGATATACGATCGCTTGTACTCTGATCCGTACTCCAATGATCATACACATGATTTTGATGTTATCGTTGCAAGAATTGCAGGGATCAAATCCCCCACGCCAGTATCTAGCGacgagaagaaaattcaaactgattTTAACGGAGCGTCGaaagaaaattctaaaatagATAATCCGTATAAGAGGCTATACCTGAACGGCTcggtgagaagaaaaagtttaTACGACAGTGATTTGTCATCCATTAGCCATAGCGAAACGGATACTGCTAAACCAACAGTTAAATCgccaaataaaaatttgaacaaaacaCCGAAGCTTGAACTAAACACTGATACAAGTACAGAAGAAGAGTCTGCTCCATCTAAACCACAAACCaataggagaaaaaataagaaaactaatGTTCCTGGTCGTTCTCGGACTGCACTACATGACAGTAGTGAAAGCGACAAAACGGATACGCACGTAGGCAAGTTACGTACCTTGCAACAAATGGAGAGGGAGCTTGAAGGAGGCGGTTCTGCTAGTGACAGTGATGACCTGCTACCGCTTGGTAGTACATCTGCCTCACGTCTTGGTCCGTCTCACGCTGCTGCCATATACTCAGATACTGATTCCGATTCACAGGAGCATGCACACGGAGCTGTTCTTCGAACGAAGGCTGCTGTAAAGGAATTTTCAGCTGCCGATATATCGAAAAATTCGCAAAAGAATTTTGCCACTAAAGATACATCACGTCAAGATCATTCAGCAGATGAAATTCCCAAGAGCAAGGATAATAATGCAAAGGTGTTGAAGAAGAAGGAATATGTCCCAACTGCTTTGATAGTACCGCAAAGGCAAGCAGCTAAAAAGGCATCCGAAATTATGCAAAGATCTCAGAGCAAAAAGGATCCTTCGATAGAGCCAGATATGACAAAATCTCCTACAGATGAAGTAAAGGTTGCTAAATCTGTGAAGCAGAAATCAGGTAAACCGAGGGATGGTAAAGTTAATAAGGAttctaaaaataacgatatttaTGATTTTGATAAGGAGTTTGGGGATGGTTCGGAAATTCTTGCATATGTACCGCAAAGGCAAGCAGCCAAAAAAGCAGCAGAACATATTAAAAGTGGCATGGGTACAAAGGTTGGTCAACCAGAGGTGGCAGAAATACCTGAAgtgaaaacgaagaaagattctcCAGAACAACCTAGgaagaaagaattgaaaaaagaagaaacaccGAAGAAAGAAGAGGCATCgaagaaaacgagaaaattgCAGCAGGAAAGCTTGGTACCTTCAATATTGTCCAGTAACAGTGATGGTAGTAGCAGTAGTAGTTGCAGTAGTTCTTCCGACAGTAGTAGCGACTCTGACGAGTGCAAAACTACTGCACAAAATGTTCCTACTACACCTGCTATTGAGCTAGCTAACTCACCATCTACCTCCTCCGATACAGATAACAGTAACGAAGTTAAAGCAAAGACGCTCAATAAACGGCATTACAACAAAACTGCAGATAACGCAACGGATTCCGATACTACGCAGAAAAAGTCGGTTGGCCGAAAAGTCAAAAAGCTGCCCGATAAGAAGCTTAAAACTTCCGACGGGCGGCATGGACCCGAATTTCAGCCGCCGCCTTTTGAGAGAGAAGAATCAAGTAGATTCTCAGCGTCCAAAGAACATCAACCTCAACACCCACCAGCaccacaacaacaacaacaacaacaaccacaTGATAGAAAGTCAGATCAAAGAGAATCGACCAAAAAAGTTATCACCCCACAACATCAGCATTCAAACCAGAGCAGTCCACTCAGTGGGAGTCGAGATAATGATGGGGCACGAAATCTACTTGGGCCCAAGTCTGCAAAGAAAACAAATCAGATTTCCAAACAGCCACATCAGCAGCAATCAACTTCTACAAGAAAAGACGAAGCAAGTGCcattacaaaaacaaaagttgaTGCTCGTAAACGAAAATCAAGCGAAGTACCTcaaaaagaggaaaagaacAGCAAAAGTCTGGCTTCGCTCAAGAAAATAGAGAAGAAGGTAACTGACACTCGACAGATAGAAACTGAAAAGTGTGACAGCAAAAATGACACTAATATTAGTGAACTAGACACATCTAAAAACCTACTAGAAGAGACCGCCCTAAAGactgatgataaaaaatacaaaaagaCTGCTGCAAAAAGCTCAGTCAATACATTAGAGGAAGAAATAAAGCAAAGGAAAGCTGAACGAGATAGTCCCAAGAAATCATCCAGAGGTTTAGACAAACTTCTCGAAAAAAGAGAACACCTCGATAAGTTATCTAAAGCCAAGAACTCTGATGTTAagatagagaaagaaattCGCAAGGATTCTGAAAGTATACACAAGGACGAATACCATCCAAAGATTGTTACAACAGAATCAGTTAAGAATGAGCATTACAAACATCATCCAGGTAGCAATAATGATGTAGGAACTACATTACCAGATGTTGATAGGAGGTCGAGTGATTTTAGTGAAATAATATCTGATCAATATCCAGAGTGTAAGAAGAAAAGTGAAGACAAAATTGATACGCGCACAGAAATATCAATCCAAGATACTGAGATGTCGACAGCAAATGTTGACACGAAAGAAACTAGAGACAACACTGTGTCAAAATGTACATCGGAGAAGCTTGAAGCAAGTGAAAAAGACTGCCATAAACGAAGAAAATCTACGAATCGTTCGATATTTTCACCCCAGCATGCAGGAAAAGATCCGAGTGTATCCGAATTTTTCGACTTTGAACATGATATATTAACTGTCGATGATATGGTAAATGATGATGGGTTCGGTATACCACGTGATCCAGAAGAACGCGCTCCGCCACTCACGTTTTCCTTTAATAACGAACTTTGGTTCAAGGAAGACTCTAAGGAAGATAGCGCAAGAGAAACTCTACAtctggttgaaaaattgagaatggagctatcgaaaaaatcaaatactGGACAACCTGAGCTGGAATCTGTAGCGATAGAAGAGGAGGTTAAGAAAGAAGAGATTCTACTGGAAAAGCCTACAGAACAAATTTCATCGAACAAGGAACTTAAGTTAAAAGAGCCGGAACCCGAACCTATGTCTGATGTGAAACATAATGATAGTATTAACCAAATATCTGATGACTTGGATTGCAAAAATCAAAGTATAGAGGAAAAAGACAAATCATGTTATACACATAATAATGAGCCCTATGCACCATACAATAACGAAGGACGTGAAACTGGGAAGGTCACTGTTGCAGAAAGAGAAAAGTTGGATAGGGCTGAAGCTGATGAACGATGGGTACCGCCAAGtatggaaaatttcaatcctaaTGAAGTGCATCTCAACACGCTTATAGAAAGTCAGAATCATCGCTACAGCGGACATGAATATCCGAATGATGCTGTAATGTCAGAAAGCAATAATGAGGTGCTTGTGCATCCACAAATTAATATGAATATTCAAGAACAGTATCAGCTGTTTCAGCAAACGCATCAGCTCATGCACCCAGCGCAACATGTCGATCCACATCCCGAGGCCAGAGTGCCACCAATTCAAATTATTGATCAACAAGTTGGACAATTACCAAGTCAAATCGTTGATGAAATAACACCAATGGAAATCGTGAACAGACATCTGATCGAACCACCCAACTCGGAGGAAGATCAAGTTAATGATATTGAAGCTCAAGTCTTAGAAAAAGACGAAATGTCGTCGGACATGAGGCAGGATTATAATCAAGGCGGATCACCTTACAATGATATTAGCAACTCACGTCAGGATACTAGGTGGGCAGAGAGCCAAGTATTACCTTCACGTCGTTCTACGTCATCGTCAATTACATCTGCTTCCTCGAATGAAGATCCGTCTACTATTCCATCGTACAAAAATATGGCTCCAATTCCTTTCCCGCCACGTTCTATGGAGACGGGAGCCTATCATTCCTATTCGGAGCCAAGTACGTATGCTGGTCCAGTTTCATTATTTCCACCTCAGTCCTGTGCAGCATCATTACCGTATCCGTCACCAGGCACAGGCATGTTTCCTCCACCTTTTGGAGCACCTTTTCCCACCTCTGGATCTCTCTTACCACATGTATCAAAGCCTCTGGAGGATTCTCTCAATATGCAAGCATCACCACTTACAGCAGCATTTACCTCTTCATCTCATAATATGGCTCTGACCGCAGCCATGGTATCACCTACAAAGATTCCAACtcctccaccaccaccacctaTAATCTCGGAACAAGAACAGACTCAGGAAGTACATCAACAGCAACAATTGCAACAGCAACAACTTCAAGAATTACAACAACAGCCAAGTCCTCCTGTGGTACCAATGCCTTTCTTGAACAATATGTCTGAAACCCCAGTGTCCGACTCAGTTGTTGATACCCTTCAGGAGatgttaattgaaaataaatctacGCAACCAGGAAAGAAATCTCCTGCAAAACCAACGAGATCTTCAGCCAGAGTAACATCCTTACAGGGAAAATCTCCTGGAAAGTCACCACGTCAAGAAGCTTCAAAGACTGTTCCAGCTTCTAAAGCACGTAGCAGAGCTTCGAAATCTTCGCAACAAGCCGGTTACAGGAATCGTGGACGAGGCCGAGGTCGGGGACGCGGACGCGGTAGTCATGGAACAACTGCAATGTCGAATGTCAATATTGTGAATGCAATGCACAATAACGAAGATACCATACGTAGCAAGTTAGTGGGAACTGTGTATGATTTTGATTCCGATGAAGATTCTACAAATGAAACAAACATCGCAGACCTGCGTACTATGCGCGAGAGGAAGAAATCCACGGATGTAAACGACAAACGGGAAAGTTTGGGTATACTAAATGAGGGTTTACAAACTTCTCATTTATCTAGTCCTACTTTACATAAGAAATATAATGATGAGAGAAGGCTGTCATCGCCAACAGCTCATGACAGTGCTGGCATAGGAGATTCTGAAGCCACAACAGGGCAGCCATTTACTGACACCGTATTACCGCTGCTACCAGGACCAGTTGATATGAGAACCTATAACTCAACAATTGATGCACAAACATCGTCGATACACACACAAGCATATGCAAATCATTTACTAGGCCCCTTTACAAGTGGATCTGCGGACCAATCATTACCGGATATTGATGAAGACCTAGAGAAAGAATTACATTCCGCTCTTATAGCAAGCAAGCAATCCGACCCATGCAGAGATGGCCATATATCCAATCCAACCGCAGAAGCACCTTCGTCAAACATAAATGAGTCCAATAAAGTACTGCTTACAGATTCTCGTAATCAGTTGAAAGTTAAAATTAAGGGCCCATTCTTGGACGCTAATTATGTACCCGCGACTTCTGCACCTCCACTTGCACAACAAGCACCCGTTATTATAACTCCTGCAGCAACTAACGCCTCAGTTGCTTCGGGAACGTCGAATCTGCgtagaatgagaaaaaaagaactctTACGGCAGTACTGTACTCAAGATATGAACATGGAAGATTCTACTTGTGGCAATATAACTTCGGCACCAATTACAATACCACCTGTTAGTCGAAATGTAATTACTATTCCTAAGGCAGTTGCATCTATGACTAGCTTCCCAACTAGGGAGGATTACAAAGCAGTCGTCGATGCAAacatggagaaaaaaagaagaaaggaaagagGGGGAAGTTTCCTTGATTTACCTGACGAAGAAGGTGCGTCGGACAGGCGGCGTGGTGTAGGTGCCAGTAATATAGatagaagaagaggaagacaAACAAGACCTTCAGCAACCACAGTAACAAATAGCGGTCTTGCTCCTAAgcttaaaataaaaatcggcAATAGCATAATTGGACAGGAATTGGGCAACGTGCAACAAGATGATCGTAGTAGAATAAGACCGCCAAAGAAAAGATTAAGCAGTATTTCTAGCTTGCCGACAATGGAAGAATTAAAAAGAGAATCGATGAAATTCCGTCGAATGATTATGGCGGGATTCGATAACGACGAGAAGCCTAAAGTCAAGAGTAAAAAAGATAAGAATGgtaagaggaaaaagaaacaatctAACAAAAAAGAGGGACATGTAGAAATTGTGGGCGATGGCCCTGCCCCTCCAAAATTGATCATTAGATTAGGGAAAGGCACCAACTCAGCAACTAATGTTCACGAAACTACGTCAAATGAGGTGCCCAGCATCAATCCGGTTGGCATAGTTGACGGAGACAAGGCAAGCAGAGTCAATCATCCTGATAACCAAGACAGTCGAGTTGGTCCTCCGCCACCTGAACCGTCGAAGGAAGAAGTGGGCTACCCCCTGGATAGTcgagttgatgaaaaattgccaaCTGATCCAAATGCCAGTATAACTTCATTAAGGAATGTCCGTTCTGCAAAAGTCACACCCATAAGGTTAAAATTAACTAGATGCCAAGAAGGATATGAACTGAAAGCACCGGTGGTCAGTAGTGCGTGCGACGACAGTGGTAAAGTGACCTCAAATTTAATATCCAGAGGGGAAGATGTGGCCGTTGTTGATAAGGAGAGCGAGGAATCCTCAACAAAGCAATCTTCCAAGGAGGACGATATTCCTATGCTGCCTCAACATACTGCTCACAACTCTCCAGGCTGTCCGCCTGCACCACTCCCACAGGGATGCCAAGTTAGGtga